The Carassius carassius chromosome 9, fCarCar2.1, whole genome shotgun sequence genome includes a region encoding these proteins:
- the LOC132149708 gene encoding zinc finger protein 501-like isoform X2, with product MEFMKDISELETWRIKQEEPETLRKTHKEPEPLIIKQEETETWRIKEEEQGELIEKNEKSEELSEVEEKNHAETGEKPLSCSQTKPKDLKKRRVMNSFTCTQCGKRLTSKYKCADHMNIHTGEKPYKCSHCDRRFSQSGILKTHERIHTGEKPYTCDQCGKSFKQKEHLKTHMRIHTGEKPFSCDQCGKSFGHAANLKNHMNIHTREKLYSCDQCDKTFLRASHVKNHLRVHSKEKPHSCHLCGQSFSHLHYFKVHQKTHSAVREEYMCFNCEKTFTSAEHLKRHQRIHAGEKPYTCSHCDKRFTRSGTLKTHQRIHSGEKPYHCTACGKCFNRSSALHRHTKSNHHQILSYS from the exons ATGGAGTTTATGAAAGACATCAGTGAACtggaaacctggagaataaaacaagaggaaccagaaacattGAGAAAAACACACAAGGAACCAGAACCCTTGATAATTAAACAGGAGGaaacagaaacctggagaattaAGGAGGAGGAACAGGGAG AGTTGATTGAAAAAAATGAGAAGAGCGAAGAATTGAGTGAAGTTGAGGAGAAAAATCATGCTGAAACTGGAGAAAAACCATTGAGTTGCTCTCAAACCAAACCGAAAGATTTGAAGAAGAGAAGAGTCATGAACTCTTTtacctgcactcagtgtggaaagagattgACAAGCAAATATAAATGTGCt gatcacatgaacatccacactggagagaaaccgtacaagtgttcacactgtgacaggagattcagtcagtcaggaatCCTGAAAacacacgagaggatccacaccggagagaaaccgtacacatgtgatcagtgcgggaagagtttcaaaCAAAAAGAACACCTTAAAACACACATGaggattcacaccggagagaaaccattctcttgtgatcagtgcgggaagagcttTGGACACGCAGCTAATCTTAAGAATCATATGAACATCCACACGAGAGAGAAGCTGTACTCATGTGATCAATGTGACAAAACCTTTCTGAGGGCATCGCACGTAAAGAATCACCTGAGAGTTCATTCAAAGGAGAAACCACATTCGTGTCATTTGTGCGGACAGAGTTTTTCACATCTacattattttaaagtacatCAGAAAACACACTCTGCCGTGAGAGAAGAGTACATGTGCTTCAACTGTGAAAAGACTTTTACTTCAGCTGAACATTTGAAACGACACCAGAGGATCCAcgctggagagaaaccgtacacgtgttcacactgtgacaagagattcactcGGTCAGGGACTCTGAAAACTCACCAGAGGATCCactctggagagaaaccgtatcacTGCACTGCATGTGGGAAGTGTTTCAATCGTTCATCTGCTCTACACAGACATACAAAAAGCAATCACCACCAAATACTTTCATACTCTTGA
- the LOC132149708 gene encoding zinc finger protein 239-like isoform X1, whose product MEFMKDISELETWRIKQEEPETLRKTHKEPEPLIIKQEETETWRIKEEEQGELIEKNEKSEELSEVEEKNHAETGEKPLSCSQTKPKDLKKRRVMNSFTCTQCGKRLTSKYKCAVHMRVHTGEKLFTCDQCGKSFTQSSTLKDHMNIHTGEKPYKCSHCDRRFSQSGILKTHERIHTGEKPYTCDQCGKSFKQKEHLKTHMRIHTGEKPFSCDQCGKSFGHAANLKNHMNIHTREKLYSCDQCDKTFLRASHVKNHLRVHSKEKPHSCHLCGQSFSHLHYFKVHQKTHSAVREEYMCFNCEKTFTSAEHLKRHQRIHAGEKPYTCSHCDKRFTRSGTLKTHQRIHSGEKPYHCTACGKCFNRSSALHRHTKSNHHQILSYS is encoded by the exons ATGGAGTTTATGAAAGACATCAGTGAACtggaaacctggagaataaaacaagaggaaccagaaacattGAGAAAAACACACAAGGAACCAGAACCCTTGATAATTAAACAGGAGGaaacagaaacctggagaattaAGGAGGAGGAACAGGGAG AGTTGATTGAAAAAAATGAGAAGAGCGAAGAATTGAGTGAAGTTGAGGAGAAAAATCATGCTGAAACTGGAGAAAAACCATTGAGTTGCTCTCAAACCAAACCGAAAGATTTGAAGAAGAGAAGAGTCATGAACTCTTTtacctgcactcagtgtggaaagagattgACAAGCAAATATAAATGTGCtgttcacatgagagttcacactggagagaaactctTCACATGTGATCAATGCGGGAAGAGCTTCACTCAATCATCAACTCTCAAGgatcacatgaacatccacactggagagaaaccgtacaagtgttcacactgtgacaggagattcagtcagtcaggaatCCTGAAAacacacgagaggatccacaccggagagaaaccgtacacatgtgatcagtgcgggaagagtttcaaaCAAAAAGAACACCTTAAAACACACATGaggattcacaccggagagaaaccattctcttgtgatcagtgcgggaagagcttTGGACACGCAGCTAATCTTAAGAATCATATGAACATCCACACGAGAGAGAAGCTGTACTCATGTGATCAATGTGACAAAACCTTTCTGAGGGCATCGCACGTAAAGAATCACCTGAGAGTTCATTCAAAGGAGAAACCACATTCGTGTCATTTGTGCGGACAGAGTTTTTCACATCTacattattttaaagtacatCAGAAAACACACTCTGCCGTGAGAGAAGAGTACATGTGCTTCAACTGTGAAAAGACTTTTACTTCAGCTGAACATTTGAAACGACACCAGAGGATCCAcgctggagagaaaccgtacacgtgttcacactgtgacaagagattcactcGGTCAGGGACTCTGAAAACTCACCAGAGGATCCactctggagagaaaccgtatcacTGCACTGCATGTGGGAAGTGTTTCAATCGTTCATCTGCTCTACACAGACATACAAAAAGCAATCACCACCAAATACTTTCATACTCTTGA
- the LOC132149789 gene encoding uncharacterized protein LOC132149789 has product MGKCKFQLKWLENENFKTWLQPVSGKNDEGFCGVCRKAFKLGTMGIGAVKSHMQGDGHKSAVRAKQQTTMSSYFGVTDKSTSNNVTTTTDAVTTVCGAANITTAKSSDIRSTFGSNATLQAEVLWCLNTAVHHHSYASNEGVSELFQAMFPDSEIVKSFSCGKDKTSYILKFGLAPYFKNQLITAVNNAGPFVLMFDESLNHSTKNKQLDVHVRFWEAGCVQSRYLGSQFMGHSKSEDLLHHFKKCVHLLDLKHLISISMDGPNVNFKFLNNLQQEHGELHGGRQLILVGSCGLHTVHNSFKTGLGHLYLGHHIQWGMPPLLKPACNVHTAPLSFQVNTALTPIQKQRTRGKRALQYAVSIYDSDTFPVTPVSTEIAHASPQTVKSTDVILPRHTTSPEKIKSAADISIPVKSTPVTPEPVNPAPVILAPVKSVPVVPKPVNPAPYFPNVAKLAAVQSVLVILNSVIPETVTFTTIIQEQNLFLPAMSRSTEVLPRLVASPVVATEAEAFILPVPARQAISKLLASLIAFTDAFPASPVKSTDDPVNQVMSTK; this is encoded by the exons ATGGGAAAGTGCAAATTCCAACTGAAGTGGCTGGAAAACGAAAATTTCAAGACATGGTTGCAGCCTGTTAGTGGTAAAAATGATGAAGGATTTTGCGGTGTTTGCAGAAAAGCATTTAAGTTGGGGACAATGGGAATCGGCGCCGTAAAATCCCATATGCAGGGTGACGGCCACAAATCCGCGGTAAGAGCAAAACAGCAAACTACTATGTCTAGTTACTTTGGCGTGACCGACAAATCTACAAGTAATAACGTTACGACGACAACTGATGCTGTCACCACCGTTTGTGGAGCAGCTAACATTACCACAGCAAAATCGAGCGACATTCGATCAACGTTTGGCTCGAATGCGACTTTGCAGGCGGAGGTGCTCTGGTGTCTGAACACAGCTGTCCATCACCACTCTTACGCGTCCAATGAAGGTGTTTCTGAGTTGTTTCAGGCAATGTTTCCTGATTCTGAAATAGTCAAATCTTTCTCTTGTGGCAAGGACAAAACcagctacattttaaaatttggaCTTGCCCCATACTTCAAAAATCAACTGATTACTGCAGTTAACAATGCAGGACCATTTGTCTTGATGTTTGATGAGAGTTTAAACCactcaacaaaaaataaacaactagATGTTCATGTTCGATTTTGGGAGGCTGGTTGTGTCCAGTCCCGTTATCTGGGATCACAGTTCATGGGACATTCAAAGAGTGAGGATCTACTGCACCATTTCAAA AAATGTGTGCACCTACTAGACCTGAAACATCTAATTTCAATTAGTATGGATGGCCCTAACGTGAACTTTAAGTTCCTCAATAATCTCCAGCAAGAACATGGTGAACTACATGGAGGTCGGCAGCTAATTTTGGTTGGGAGCTGTGGACTGCACACGGTACACAATTCATTCAAGACTGGCTTAGGTCACTT GTATCTTGGTCATCACATCCAGTGGGGAATGCCTCCACTACTTAAGCCAGCATGCAATGTCCACACTGCCCCACTTTCCTTTCAAGTTAATACTGCCCTGACTCCTATTCAGAAGCAAAGAACAAGAGGGAAGAGGGCACTTCAGTATGCTGTGTCCATTTATGACTCCGATACCTTCCCAGTCACCCCTGTGTCTACTGAAATCGCTCATGCTTCCCCTCAAACAGTCAAGTCAACTGATGTCATCCTACCCAGACATACAA CTTCCCCAGAGAAAATTAAGAGCGCTGCTGATATCTCAATTCCAGTCAAGTCCACTCCAGTCACTCCAGAGCCAGTCAATCCTGCTCCAGTCATTCTTGCCCCAGTTAAATCCGTTCCTGTCGTTCCAAAGCCAGTCAACCCTGCTCCTTACTTTCCCAATGTGGCCAAGTTGGCCGCTGTCCAGTCAGTTCTTGTAATTCTAAATTCTGTCATCCCTGAAACAGTCACCTTCACTACCATTATCCAGGAGCAA AATCTGTTTCTGCCTGCCATGTCCAGGTCCACAGAGGTGCTTCCTAGGCTGGTAGCTtctcctgttgtggccacggaggctgaGGCGTTCATTTTGCCTGTTCCAGCCAGGCAGGCCATTTCCAAGCTGCTTGCTTCCCTAATAGCCTTTACAGATGCTTTTCCTGCAAGTCCTGTGAAGTCAACAGATGATCCTGTTAATCAAGTCATGtccacaaaataa
- the LOC132149703 gene encoding zinc finger protein OZF-like, which translates to MEFIKEESEEDISELETCRIKQEEPEPCRIKQEEPEPCRIKQEEPEPCRIKHEEPEPCRIKHEEPETLSITQEEQGEFNEGNEENLVELSESEVKKQMSCSQTKQKDLKKRRAKTSFTCTQCGKRFTNKYKLKVHMRGHTGEKPFKCLHCDKRFIYSGDLKTHERIHTGEKPHACDQCGKSFTTKGHLNRHMRVHTGEKPFTCDQCGKSFTQLSHLKDHMNIHTGEKWYTCDQCGKTFLRASDLMKHKIVHTKEKPHSCHLCGKSYSCLQSLKEHQKIHTAVKEYVCFVCEKTFTLSKYLKQHERIHCGETPYKCSHCNKRFSQAPLLKRHEKIHSGEKPYKCSHCEQRFSQSGNLKRHERIHSGEKPYTCDQCGKSFIQPSCLKEHMTSHTGEKPYKCSLCEKGFFWAGQLKKHMMIHTGEKPYLCDQCDKTFLRVSDLNKHLKVHTREKPHSCNLCEKSFSRLQNLKIHQKLHTGVREYMCFVCEKTFATANCLKTHERIHTGEKPYKCSHCDKRFSQSTNLKRHERIHTGEKPRL; encoded by the exons atggagtttattaaagaggagagtgaagaggaCATCAGTGAACTAGAAACCtgcagaataaaacaagaggaaccagaaccctgcagaataaaacaagaggaaccagaaccctgcagaataaaacaagaggaaccagaaccCTGCAGAATAAAACATGAAGAACCAGAACCCTGCAGAATAAAACATGAAGAACCAGAAACATTGAGTATAACACAGGAGGAACAaggag agTTTAATGAAGGAAATGAGGAGAATTTAGTAGAATTGAGTGAATCTGAGGTGAAAAAACAAATGAGTTGCTCTCAAACCAAACAAAAAGATTTGAAGAAAAGAAGAGCCAAGAcatctttcacctgcactcagtgtggaaagagatttacaaacaaatataaaCTTAAAGTTCACATGAGAggtcatactggagagaaaccattcaaatgtttacactgtgacaagagattcatttATTCAGGAGACcttaaaacacatgagaggatccacactggagaaaaaccacacgcatgtgatcagtgcgggaagagtttcacaaCAAAAGGACACCTTAATAGGCAtatgagagttcatactggagagaaaccattcacttgtgatcagtgcgggaagagtttcacacaatTATCACATCTTAAGgatcacatgaacatccacactggcGAGAAGTGGTACACGTGTGATCAATGTGGCAAAACATTTTTGAGGGCATCAGACCTGATGAAACACAAGATAGTTCATACAAAggagaaaccacattcatgtcatttgtgtggaaagagttaTTCATGTCTCCAAAGCTTGAAAGAACATCAGAAAATACACACTGCTGTGAAAGAGTATGTGTGCTTTGTGTGTGAGAAGACTTTTActttatctaaatatttaaaacagcatGAGAGGATTCACTGTGGAGAAacaccttacaagtgttcacactgtaacaagagattcagtcaggcACCACTTCTGAAACGACACGAGAAGATTCactctggagagaaaccttacaagtgttcacactgtgaacaGAGATTCAGCCAGTCAGGAAATCTGAAAAGACACGAGAGAATCCactctggagagaaaccttacacatgtgatcagtgcgggaagagtttcattCAACCATCATGCCTTAAGGAACACATGACAagccacactggagagaaaccatacaagtGTTCACTCTGTGAAAAGGGATTCTTTTGGGCAGGACAACTGAAAAAACACatgatgatccacactggagagaaaccttacctATGTGATCAGTGCGACAAAACATTTCTGAGGGTTTCAGACCTGAACAAACACCTTAAAGTTCATACAAGggagaaaccacattcatgtaatttgtgtgaaaagagtTTTTCACGTCTACAAAATTTGAAAATACATCAGAAACtacatactggtgtgagagagtacatgtgctttgtgtgtgaaaagacttttgctacagcaaattgtttaaaaacgcATGAGAGGatacacactggagagaaaccttacaagtgttcacactgtgacaagagattcagtcagtcaacAAATCTGAAAAGACACGAgagaatccacactggagaaaaaccacGCTTGTGA